One Malassezia restricta chromosome VI, complete sequence genomic region harbors:
- a CDS encoding lipid transfer protein produces the protein MSDFKSTAIFKQIQEGLAGFPENERKNLQKKTNAVFEFHVKNAGGKELVQTIDLKKDATVYEGPAKGKADCIINLGDDTFADLADGKLNGQKAFMSGKLKVKGNIMLATKLDAVLKAQKSKA, from the exons ATGAGTGACTTCAAATCAACCGCTATCTTCAAGCAGATTCAGGAAGGCCTTGCCGGTTTCCCAGAAAACGAAAGGAAGAATCTTCAGAAGAAA ACCAACGCTGTCTTTGAGTTTCACGTGAAGAACGCTGGCGGCAAGGAACTTGTCCAGACTATCGACCTGAAAAAGGATGCCACTGTCTACGAGGGACCTGCTAAAGGCAAGGCTGACTGCATTATCAACCTGGGTGATGACACATTCGCCGACCTGGCTGACGGCAAGCTCAACGGCCAGAAGGCTTTCATGTCGGGTAAGCTCAAGGTGAAGGGCAACATTATGCTTGCTACTAAGCTTGACGCTGTGCTCAAGGCGCAGAAGTCTAAAGCATAA